The genomic segment ATACGGCCGCCACGCTTCACGTGACGGGAAATTGCACGACGTGCAGCTTCAATCTGGCGAGCCGTCAGACGGCCGCGGTCAGTACATTTCAGACCGAAGTCACCAAAGGCAACCGAGCTTCCGCGGGTTGCGACTCCAGTGTTACGGCCCTTTTGCTCTTTGCGGTATTTCCGGCGAGCGGGTTGCAACATGATTATTCTCCTTTACCGTCAGCTGCTGCAGCTGGCGCGGCGACTTTGCGAACGCGCTTAACGGCGGTTTTAGCGTCAGCACCAAGTGCTTCAGCGGGCTTGTCGCTGCCATCAGCGGGAGCGGCATTGCTACCGACCGGACGACGGGCGCCACGAGGTGCAGCGCCTGGACGCGCACCGCGGTCATCACGGCGTGGGCCGCGAGGACGACGCTCTTCTTCAGCACGAGGCTCAACGGCTGCTGGCAGATCGTTACGGCCCAAAGTGTCACCCTTGTAAACCCAAACTTTCACGCCAATGATGCCGTAAGTTGTCTTAGCTTCAGAAGTTCCGTAATCGATGTCTGCGCGCAGAGTGTGCAAAGGCACGCGGCCTTCACGGTACCACTCAGTACGTGCAATTTCGATACCGTTCAAACGGCCGGACGACATGATCTTGATGCCCAAAGCGCCCAAACGCATAGCGTTTTGCATGGCGCGCTTCATGGCGCGACGGAACATGATGCGCTTTTCGAGCTGCTGGGTGATGCTGTCAGCGATCAGCTTCGCATCGATTTCGGGCTTGCGCACTTCTTCGATGTTCACTGCCACTGGCACGCCCAATTGCTTGCCCAGGTCACGCTTCAAGTTTTCGATGTCTTCGCCCTTCTTGCCGATCACCACGCCCGGACGAGCCGAGAA from the Rhodoferax potami genome contains:
- the rpsC gene encoding 30S ribosomal protein S3; amino-acid sequence: MGQKIHPTGFRLAISRNWSSRWYASNRDFAGMLSEDIKVREYLKAKLKNASVSRILIERPAKNARITIFSARPGVVIGKKGEDIENLKRDLGKQLGVPVAVNIEEVRKPEIDAKLIADSITQQLEKRIMFRRAMKRAMQNAMRLGALGIKIMSSGRLNGIEIARTEWYREGRVPLHTLRADIDYGTSEAKTTYGIIGVKVWVYKGDTLGRNDLPAAVEPRAEEERRPRGPRRDDRGARPGAAPRGARRPVGSNAAPADGSDKPAEALGADAKTAVKRVRKVAAPAAAADGKGE